One genomic window of Ictalurus punctatus breed USDA103 chromosome 23, Coco_2.0, whole genome shotgun sequence includes the following:
- the zmynd11 gene encoding zinc finger MYND domain-containing protein 11 isoform X3 — translation MSRVVKKRQADPKVVQYVWSAIRVIRSQKQIANMDRISKYLSRVYGMHPKETSRQLVLAVKDGLVVETLTVGCKGSKAGVEQEGYWLPGDEMEQMSEGNKDWEAESHDWYCFECHLPGDVLECDSCFRVYHLRCLTDELRPRDTTSHWQCSVCRGSKRRTLTKQEMVTYLKFILARMKERAIDLHKRGKETKQAMYRRLIHTALDVDNIQENISEGKYKNFEEFKADAQLIVHNTAILHGARSDQTEIARLLYNDTCHELNELLLCRNCFHLSNARPDNWFCYPCVPGHELVWARMKGFGYWPAKVMQREGNQVDVRFFGHQHQRAWIPSDNIQDISVNVQQLQVKRSSGWKKACEELELHQRFLREGRTWKGRTDERQDEAESSISSTSNEQTKSNQEPKAKKSRRSQPPEPKEEEPEPEVEAVSSSQEIPTAAPHQPERMSVSTQTKKSPSSSSSPAPRMLHRATQTLNEGSCQNMCHDKYTKIFSDVKEMMKAENKRETERVLKEALDKVVVILCLCS, via the exons ATGTCTCGGGTGGTGAAAAAGCGGCAGGCTGACCCCAAAGTGGTGCAGTATGTGTGGTCAGCCATCAGAGTGATCCGCAGCCAGAAACAGATCGCTAACATGGATCGAATCTCAAA GTATTTGAGCCGTGTGTATGGGATGCACCCCAAAGAGACATCCAGGCAGCTGGTGTTAGCGGTGAAGGACGGCCTCGTGGTGGAGACGCTCACTGTGGGCTGTAAGGGCTCTAAAGCTGGAGTGGAGCAGGAGGGCTACTGGCTGCCAGGAGACGAGATG GAGCAGATGTCTGAGGGCAATAAG gacTGGGAGGCAGAGAGTCACGACTGGTACTGTTTCGAGTGTCACCTCCCCGGAGATGTGCTGGAGTGCGACAGCTGCTTTCGTGTCTATCACCTCCGCTGTCTCACTGACGAGCTCCGGCCCAGAGACACCACATCTCACTGGCAGTGCTCTGTCTGccgg GGCAGTAAAAGAAGAACCCTTACTAAACAGGAAATGGTCACATATCTGAAGTTTATTCTTGCACGAATGAAAGAAAGG GCCATCGACCTACACAAGAGAGGCAAAGAGACAAAGCAGGCTATGTACCGGAGGCTGATCCACACGGCACTGGATGTGGATAACATTCAGGAG AATATTTCTGAGGGCAAGTACAAGAACTTTGAGGAGTTTAAAGCAGATGCTCAGCTGATTGTCCACAATACAGCGATTCTGCACGGAG CACGTAGTGATCAGACTGAAATCGCCAGACTTCTCTACAACGACACCTGCCATGAG ttgaatgAGCTGTTGTTGTGCAGAAACTGCTTCCATCTGTCCAATGCTCGGCCTGATAACTGGTTCTGTTATCCCTGT gttccTGGTCATGAGCTGGTGTGGGCCAGAATGAAGGGTTTTGGTTACTGGCCTGCCAAAGTGATGCAGCGAGAAGGGAACCAGGTTGATGTTCGCTTCTTTGGTCACCAGCACCAGAG AGCCTGGATACCTTCAGACAACATCCAGGATATTTCGGTGAACGTGCAGCAGCTTCAGGTGAAGCGCAGTAGTGGCTGGAAGAAGGCGTGTGAGGAACTCGAGCTGCACCAGCGCTTCCTCCGTGAGGGACGTACATGGAAGGGACGCACAGACGAGCGGCAAGACGAGGCAGAGTCCAGCATCTCCTCCACCAGCAATGAGCAG ACGAAGAGTAATCAGGAGCCAAAAGCTAAAAAGAGCCGCCGTTCCCAACCACCAGAACCCAAAGAAGAG GAGCCTGAGCCTGAGGTGGAAGCGGTGAGTTCGAGTCAGGAGATTCCCACCGCGGCTCCTCACCAGCCTGAGCGCATGTCCGTCTCAACACAAACCAAAAAGtctccatcatcttcatcctctcCCGCTCCCCGCATGCTGCACCGCGCCACACAGACCCTTAATGAGGGCAGCTGTCAAAACATGTGCCATGACAAGTACACCAAAATCTTCAGCGATGTCAAGGAGATGATGAAGGCTGAAAACAAGCGTGAGACAGAGCGAGTGCTGAAGGAGGCACTGGACAAG GTTGTAGTGATTCTGTGTCTGTGCAGCTGA
- the zmynd11 gene encoding zinc finger MYND domain-containing protein 11 isoform X1, translating into MSRVVKKRQADPKVVQYVWSAIRVIRSQKQIANMDRISKYLSRVYGMHPKETSRQLVLAVKDGLVVETLTVGCKGSKAGVEQEGYWLPGDEMEQMSEGNKDWEAESHDWYCFECHLPGDVLECDSCFRVYHLRCLTDELRPRDTTSHWQCSVCRGSKRRTLTKQEMVTYLKFILARMKERAIDLHKRGKETKQAMYRRLIHTALDVDNIQENISEGKYKNFEEFKADAQLIVHNTAILHGARSDQTEIARLLYNDTCHELNELLLCRNCFHLSNARPDNWFCYPCVPGHELVWARMKGFGYWPAKVMQREGNQVDVRFFGHQHQRAWIPSDNIQDISVNVQQLQVKRSSGWKKACEELELHQRFLREGRTWKGRTDERQDEAESSISSTSNEQTKSNQEPKAKKSRRSQPPEPKEEEPEPEVEAVSSSQEIPTAAPHQPERMSVSTQTKKSPSSSSSPAPRMLHRATQTLNEGSCQNMCHDKYTKIFSDVKEMMKAENKRETERVLKEALDKLRVEMEEEKRQAVSKAVANTQAEMERKCKQVKEKCKEELMEEMKKIVNQHKQLISQTKKKQWCYNCEEEAMYHCCWNTSYCSIKCQQEHWHADHKRTCRRKR; encoded by the exons ATGTCTCGGGTGGTGAAAAAGCGGCAGGCTGACCCCAAAGTGGTGCAGTATGTGTGGTCAGCCATCAGAGTGATCCGCAGCCAGAAACAGATCGCTAACATGGATCGAATCTCAAA GTATTTGAGCCGTGTGTATGGGATGCACCCCAAAGAGACATCCAGGCAGCTGGTGTTAGCGGTGAAGGACGGCCTCGTGGTGGAGACGCTCACTGTGGGCTGTAAGGGCTCTAAAGCTGGAGTGGAGCAGGAGGGCTACTGGCTGCCAGGAGACGAGATG GAGCAGATGTCTGAGGGCAATAAG gacTGGGAGGCAGAGAGTCACGACTGGTACTGTTTCGAGTGTCACCTCCCCGGAGATGTGCTGGAGTGCGACAGCTGCTTTCGTGTCTATCACCTCCGCTGTCTCACTGACGAGCTCCGGCCCAGAGACACCACATCTCACTGGCAGTGCTCTGTCTGccgg GGCAGTAAAAGAAGAACCCTTACTAAACAGGAAATGGTCACATATCTGAAGTTTATTCTTGCACGAATGAAAGAAAGG GCCATCGACCTACACAAGAGAGGCAAAGAGACAAAGCAGGCTATGTACCGGAGGCTGATCCACACGGCACTGGATGTGGATAACATTCAGGAG AATATTTCTGAGGGCAAGTACAAGAACTTTGAGGAGTTTAAAGCAGATGCTCAGCTGATTGTCCACAATACAGCGATTCTGCACGGAG CACGTAGTGATCAGACTGAAATCGCCAGACTTCTCTACAACGACACCTGCCATGAG ttgaatgAGCTGTTGTTGTGCAGAAACTGCTTCCATCTGTCCAATGCTCGGCCTGATAACTGGTTCTGTTATCCCTGT gttccTGGTCATGAGCTGGTGTGGGCCAGAATGAAGGGTTTTGGTTACTGGCCTGCCAAAGTGATGCAGCGAGAAGGGAACCAGGTTGATGTTCGCTTCTTTGGTCACCAGCACCAGAG AGCCTGGATACCTTCAGACAACATCCAGGATATTTCGGTGAACGTGCAGCAGCTTCAGGTGAAGCGCAGTAGTGGCTGGAAGAAGGCGTGTGAGGAACTCGAGCTGCACCAGCGCTTCCTCCGTGAGGGACGTACATGGAAGGGACGCACAGACGAGCGGCAAGACGAGGCAGAGTCCAGCATCTCCTCCACCAGCAATGAGCAG ACGAAGAGTAATCAGGAGCCAAAAGCTAAAAAGAGCCGCCGTTCCCAACCACCAGAACCCAAAGAAGAG GAGCCTGAGCCTGAGGTGGAAGCGGTGAGTTCGAGTCAGGAGATTCCCACCGCGGCTCCTCACCAGCCTGAGCGCATGTCCGTCTCAACACAAACCAAAAAGtctccatcatcttcatcctctcCCGCTCCCCGCATGCTGCACCGCGCCACACAGACCCTTAATGAGGGCAGCTGTCAAAACATGTGCCATGACAAGTACACCAAAATCTTCAGCGATGTCAAGGAGATGATGAAGGCTGAAAACAAGCGTGAGACAGAGCGAGTGCTGAAGGAGGCACTGGACAAG CTGAgggtggagatggaggaggagaagaggcaGGCGGTGAGTAAAGCGGTGGCGAACACACAAGCGGAGATGGAGCGCAAATGTAAGCAGGTGAAGGAAAAGTGTAAAGAGGAGCTGATGGAGGAGATGAAGAAGATAGTAAACCAACACAAGCAGCTCATCTCTCAGACCAAAAAGAAGCAGTGG tgttataATTGTGAGGAGGAGGCGATGTACCACTGCTGCTGGAACACGTCGTACTGCTCCATCAAGTGTCAGCAGGAACACTGGCACGCCGATCACAAACGCACCTGTCGCAGGAAGAGATGA
- the zmynd11 gene encoding zinc finger MYND domain-containing protein 11 isoform X2: MSRVVKKRQADPKVVQYVWSAIRVIRSQKQIANMDRISKYLSRVYGMHPKETSRQLVLAVKDGLVVETLTVGCKGSKAGVEQEGYWLPGDEMDWEAESHDWYCFECHLPGDVLECDSCFRVYHLRCLTDELRPRDTTSHWQCSVCRGSKRRTLTKQEMVTYLKFILARMKERAIDLHKRGKETKQAMYRRLIHTALDVDNIQENISEGKYKNFEEFKADAQLIVHNTAILHGARSDQTEIARLLYNDTCHELNELLLCRNCFHLSNARPDNWFCYPCVPGHELVWARMKGFGYWPAKVMQREGNQVDVRFFGHQHQRAWIPSDNIQDISVNVQQLQVKRSSGWKKACEELELHQRFLREGRTWKGRTDERQDEAESSISSTSNEQTKSNQEPKAKKSRRSQPPEPKEEEPEPEVEAVSSSQEIPTAAPHQPERMSVSTQTKKSPSSSSSPAPRMLHRATQTLNEGSCQNMCHDKYTKIFSDVKEMMKAENKRETERVLKEALDKLRVEMEEEKRQAVSKAVANTQAEMERKCKQVKEKCKEELMEEMKKIVNQHKQLISQTKKKQWCYNCEEEAMYHCCWNTSYCSIKCQQEHWHADHKRTCRRKR; this comes from the exons ATGTCTCGGGTGGTGAAAAAGCGGCAGGCTGACCCCAAAGTGGTGCAGTATGTGTGGTCAGCCATCAGAGTGATCCGCAGCCAGAAACAGATCGCTAACATGGATCGAATCTCAAA GTATTTGAGCCGTGTGTATGGGATGCACCCCAAAGAGACATCCAGGCAGCTGGTGTTAGCGGTGAAGGACGGCCTCGTGGTGGAGACGCTCACTGTGGGCTGTAAGGGCTCTAAAGCTGGAGTGGAGCAGGAGGGCTACTGGCTGCCAGGAGACGAGATG gacTGGGAGGCAGAGAGTCACGACTGGTACTGTTTCGAGTGTCACCTCCCCGGAGATGTGCTGGAGTGCGACAGCTGCTTTCGTGTCTATCACCTCCGCTGTCTCACTGACGAGCTCCGGCCCAGAGACACCACATCTCACTGGCAGTGCTCTGTCTGccgg GGCAGTAAAAGAAGAACCCTTACTAAACAGGAAATGGTCACATATCTGAAGTTTATTCTTGCACGAATGAAAGAAAGG GCCATCGACCTACACAAGAGAGGCAAAGAGACAAAGCAGGCTATGTACCGGAGGCTGATCCACACGGCACTGGATGTGGATAACATTCAGGAG AATATTTCTGAGGGCAAGTACAAGAACTTTGAGGAGTTTAAAGCAGATGCTCAGCTGATTGTCCACAATACAGCGATTCTGCACGGAG CACGTAGTGATCAGACTGAAATCGCCAGACTTCTCTACAACGACACCTGCCATGAG ttgaatgAGCTGTTGTTGTGCAGAAACTGCTTCCATCTGTCCAATGCTCGGCCTGATAACTGGTTCTGTTATCCCTGT gttccTGGTCATGAGCTGGTGTGGGCCAGAATGAAGGGTTTTGGTTACTGGCCTGCCAAAGTGATGCAGCGAGAAGGGAACCAGGTTGATGTTCGCTTCTTTGGTCACCAGCACCAGAG AGCCTGGATACCTTCAGACAACATCCAGGATATTTCGGTGAACGTGCAGCAGCTTCAGGTGAAGCGCAGTAGTGGCTGGAAGAAGGCGTGTGAGGAACTCGAGCTGCACCAGCGCTTCCTCCGTGAGGGACGTACATGGAAGGGACGCACAGACGAGCGGCAAGACGAGGCAGAGTCCAGCATCTCCTCCACCAGCAATGAGCAG ACGAAGAGTAATCAGGAGCCAAAAGCTAAAAAGAGCCGCCGTTCCCAACCACCAGAACCCAAAGAAGAG GAGCCTGAGCCTGAGGTGGAAGCGGTGAGTTCGAGTCAGGAGATTCCCACCGCGGCTCCTCACCAGCCTGAGCGCATGTCCGTCTCAACACAAACCAAAAAGtctccatcatcttcatcctctcCCGCTCCCCGCATGCTGCACCGCGCCACACAGACCCTTAATGAGGGCAGCTGTCAAAACATGTGCCATGACAAGTACACCAAAATCTTCAGCGATGTCAAGGAGATGATGAAGGCTGAAAACAAGCGTGAGACAGAGCGAGTGCTGAAGGAGGCACTGGACAAG CTGAgggtggagatggaggaggagaagaggcaGGCGGTGAGTAAAGCGGTGGCGAACACACAAGCGGAGATGGAGCGCAAATGTAAGCAGGTGAAGGAAAAGTGTAAAGAGGAGCTGATGGAGGAGATGAAGAAGATAGTAAACCAACACAAGCAGCTCATCTCTCAGACCAAAAAGAAGCAGTGG tgttataATTGTGAGGAGGAGGCGATGTACCACTGCTGCTGGAACACGTCGTACTGCTCCATCAAGTGTCAGCAGGAACACTGGCACGCCGATCACAAACGCACCTGTCGCAGGAAGAGATGA